GTCAATGCCGGCCAGCTTGCCGTCTACGACGCGATTGACCCGGAGTTGCGCGAGGCCTGCGAGGACGTGGTGCTGAACCGCCGTCCGGATGCGACCGAGCGCCTCCTGGAGATCGCCGAGCGCTACCGCGGCCAGGGCGGCGCACAGGGCAAGGAGAAGGACCTCGCCTGGCGGCAATGGCCGGTTGCGAAGCGGCTCGAGCATGCGCTCGTCAACGGCATCACCGAGTTCATCGAGGCGGATACGGAAGAGGCGCGGCTTGCCGCCGAGCGCCCGCTGCACGTCATCGAAGGACCGCTGATGGCCGGCATGAACGTGGTCGGCGACCTCTTCGGCGCGGGCAAGATGTTCCTGCCGCAGGTGGTCAAGTCGGCGCGCGTCATGAAGCAGGCGGTCGCCGTGCTCCTGCCCTACATGGAGGCGGAAAAGCTTGCGAATGGCGGCGAGGGCACCCGCGCGAGTGCCGGCAAGATCCTGATGGCGACCGTCAAGGGCGACGTGCACGATATCGGCAAGAACATCGTCGGCGTCGTGCTCGCCTGCAACAATTACGAGATCATCGACCTCGGCGTGATGGTGCCCTCGGCGAAGATCCTCGAGGTGGCGCGGCAGGAAAAGGTCGATGCGATCGGGCTTTCCGGGCTCATTACCCCGTCGCTCGACGAGATGGTGCATGTCGCCTCCGAACTCGAGCGCGAAGGCTTCGACATTCCTCTGCTGATCGGCGGAGCGACGACCAGCCGCGTGCATACGGCGGTCAAGATCAACCCGCGCTACGGCCTCGGCCAGACCGTCTATGTCACCGATGCCAGCCGCGCCGTCGGCGTCGTGTCGAGTCTGCTCTCGCCGGAGGCGAGGGACGGCTACAAGGAGACGGTCCGCGCCGAGTATCTGAAGGTTGCCGATGCACATGCGCGCAACGAGGCGGAAAAGCGCCGCCTGCCGCTCTCGCAGGCCCGCGCCAATGCGTCGAAACTCGACTGGGACGCGTATCGGCCGAAGACACCCTCGTTCCTCGGCACGCGCGTCTTCGAGAGCTGGGATCTGGCGGAGCTTGCCCGCTATATCGACTGGACGCCCTTCTTCCAGACCTGGGAGTTGAAGGGCGTCTATCCGCGCATTCTCGACGACGAGCATCAGGGTCCGGCCGCACGGCAGCTCTTCGCCGACGCACAGGCGATGCTCGAGAAGATCATCGCGGAAAAGTGGTTCGCGCCGAAGGCGGTGGTCGGTTTCTGGCCAGCCGGCAGCGCCGGCGACGACATCCGCCTCTTCACCGACGAGAGGCGCGAGCGCGAGCTTGCCACCTTCTTCACGCTCCGCCAGCAATTGGCGAAGCGCGACGGCCGGCCAAATGTCGCGCTCGCCGATTTCGTCGCTCCGGTCGAGAGCGGCAGGCGCGACTATCTCGGCGGCTTCGTGGTGACGGCCGGCATCGAGGAAGTGGCGATCGCCGAGCGCTTCGAGCGCGCCAACGACGATTACTCCTCGATCCTCGTCAAGGCGCTTGCCGACCGCTTTGCCGAGGCCTTTGCCGAGCGCATGCACGAATATGTCCGCAAGGAGCTGTGGGGCTATGCGCCGGACGAATCCTTCACCCCACAGGAACTGATCGCCGAGCCCTATACGGGGATCCGCCCGGCGCCGGGCTATCCGGCACAGCCGGACCACACCGAAAAGGAAACGCTCTTCCGGCTGCTCGATGCGGAGGCGGCGATCGGCGTCAGGCTGACGGAGAACTACGCCATGTGGCCGGGCTCCTCCGTCTCGGGTCTCTATGTCGGCCATCCGGACGCCTACTATTTCGGCGTCGCCAAGATCGAACGCGACCAGGTCGAGGATTACGCAACTCGCAAGCGGATGGGGGTTCGCGAGGTCGAGCGCTGGCTCTCGCCGATCCTCAACTATGTGCCGATGCGGGAGACGCAAGCGGCCGAGTAGGCCGCTACCGGTTTGCCGCGACGATCATCGCGGCTGCCTTTTCGGCGATCATGATGGTCGGCGATTGGTGTTGCCGGAGGTGATCTCTCGCGGCTGGCCCGCGCGCGCTTCGTCACGCCGTCATGCTGGAACTCGACGCCGGCGACACGCGCCCCTTCGAGGATCAGCTTGCGGACATGCGCCTTGGTCAGGATCGTCAGGTTGCGCCGCTGCCTGGCGGGCTTCAGAAAGGCCTTGGCGGTGTTCCAGCGGATGCCGGAGCGCTGGTTGACGTCGAAATAGCCGGAACCTTCATTGGTGCCGCGGTTGAAATCGTCGGTTTCCGGAATGCCTGCCTCGGTTGCCGCCTTCTGGAAGGCGTCGAGCACCGCCCAGCGGACGCGCGCCTTCTCGACCCGCCACTCGCCGCCGGCGCCGTGCATGTCGTCGGCACCGCGATAGTGATCCTCGGATTTTTTGAAGAAGGGCAGCACCTCGTCCCAGTTCCAGCCGGTGCAGCCGAGCTGGCGCCACAGGTCGTAGTCGCGCGCCTGGCCGCGCATGTAGATCATGCCGTTGATCGACGAGCAGCCGCCGAGCACCTTGCCGCGCGGATAGAAGAGCGACCGGCCGTTGAGGCCCTCCTCGGCGGCGGTGGTGAAACACCAGTCGGTGCGCGGATTGTTGATGCAATAGAGATAGCCGACCGGAATGTGGATCCAGTGATAATTGTCGCTGCCGCCCGCCTCGAGCAGCAGGACGCGATGCGCTGGGTTCTCCGAAAGACGGTTGGCGAGAACGCAGCCGGCGCTCCCCGCTCCGACGACGATATAGTCGAACGTTTCCATTGGCTTTCTCTGATGTCGGGTCCCGACCGTGGCGGACCGATCTGTCTATTTGTGCCGGTGCTCGAAGCCGAGCCTGCGGCCGAGGCGCGAATTGTAGAACTCGCCGACGATGCCGCGGCGGAACAAGAGGACGCAGACCATGAAGACGACGCCGGTAATGATCGTCACCGGAAATTCCGAGGTCGCCAGGTAGTTCTGCAGCGTCACCACGAGTGCTGCGCCGAACAGCGGTCCGATCAGCGTTCCGATGCCGCCGAGCAGCGTCATCAGGATCACCTCGCCCGACATCTGCCAGCCGACATCGGTCAGCGTCGCGAACTGGAAGACCAGCGCCTTCAAGCCCCCGGCCAGGCCGGTCAATGCGGCCGACATGACGAAGGCGCCGAGCTTGTAGTTCCTCACCGAATAGCCGAGTGAGATCGCCCGCGTCTCGTTTTCCCGGATCGACTTCAGGATCATGCCGAAGGGCGAATTGATGATCCGCCAGATGATGGCGATGCCGATGACGAAGACGGCCAGCACGAAGTAATACATGTTCGAGGACTGCGAGAGGTCGATGAAGCCGAACAGATGGCCGCGCGGCACCGACTGGATGCCATCCTCGCCATGCGTGAACTCGGCCTGCAGGCAGAAAAAATAGAACATCTGCGCCAGCGCCAGCGTGATCATCGCGAAATAGATGCCCTGGCGGCGGATGGCGAAGAAGCCGATGACCGCGCCGAGCAGGGCGGCGCCGGCGACACCGGCGAGAAGCCCGAACTCGACCGGCAGGCCCCATTCCTTGACGGCATGCGCGGTGAAATAGGCGGCGCCGCCGAAGAAGGCCGCATGGCCGAAGGATAGCAGCCCGGTATAGCCGAGCAGCAGATTGAAGGCGCAGGCAAAGAGGGCGAAGCAGAGGATCTTCATCAGGAAGACGGGGTAGAAAAACAGCGGGGCAACCAGGAGAAAGGCGAGACCCGCCCCAAGAAACACCGTCTGGGCGACGACCGGTGTGCGTTCCTTCTGGTTCTGAAGTTCGAGTGTCAGCGTCATATCAAGCATCCCGGCCGAAGAGGCCGGCAGGCCTCAGCAGGAGAACGATGGCCATGATCACGAAGATCACGATGTTGGAGGCCTCCGGATAGAAGACCTTGGTCAGGCCCTCGGCGACGCCGAGCAGGTAGCCGGTGACGATCGCCCCCATGATCGAACCCATGCCGCCGACCACCACCACGGCGAAGACGACGATGATGATGTTCGATCCCATCAGCGGCGAGACCTGGTAGATCGGTGCGGCGAGCACGCCGGCAAGCGCGGCAAGTGCGGCGCCGAGGCCATAGGTCAGCGTCAGCAGGAACGGCACGTTGATGCCGAAGGATTGCACCAGCACCGGGTTTTCGGTGGCGGCGCGCAGATACGAGCCGAGCTTGGTCTTCTCGATGACGAGCCAGGTACCAATGCAGATGAACAGCGAGAAGACGACCGCCCAGCCGCGATAGATGGGCAGGAACATGAAGCCGAGATTGGCGCCGCCGGTCAAAAGCGCCGGCGTCGCATAGGGCTGTCCGGAAGCGCCGTAAAAATAGCGGAAGGTGCCTTCGACCGTCAGCGCCAGGCCGAAGGTGAACAGCAGGCCGTAGAGCGGGTCCAGCGAATAGAGCCGCCTCAGCATGGTGCGCTCGATGGCGGCCCCGATGAGACCGACGAGAAGCGGCGCCAGGATCAGCGCCGGCCAGTAGCCGATGCCGAAATGCGCGAGCAGCAGCCAGGCGATGAAGGCGCCGAGCATGTATTGCGCGCCGTGGGCGAAATTGATGACGCGCAACAGGCCGAAGATGATGGCAAGGCCGAGGCTCAAAAGCGCATAGAAGGAGCCGTTGATGAGGCCGATCAGCAACTGTCCGAGAAAGGCCTGGAGCGGAATTCCGAAGATCGTCGTCATCACTTACACCCCGAGCACGTCGTGCAGCATGTCCATGCGCGCGGCAAGCTCCGAGACCGGAAACTCGCCCGCGACCTTGCCATGATCCATGAGATAGAAGCGATCGGCGACCTTGCTGGCGAAGCGGAAGTTCTGTTCGACCAGCAGAACCGTCATGCCGCGCTCCTTGAGTGTCTTCAGCACCTCGCCGATGCGCTGGACAATGACCGGGGCGAGGCCTTCGGTCGGCTCGTCGAGCAGCATCATCCTGGCGCCGGTGCGCAGGATGCGGGCGATCGCCAGCATCTGCTGTTCGCCGCCGGAGAGTTTCGTTCCCTGGCTGTTGCGGCGTTCGTGGAGATTGGGAAAGAGCTCGAAAATCTCGTCGATCGTCATGCCGCCTGCAGCGACGGCCGGCGGCAGCAACAGGTTCTCGTAGACGGAGAGCGTCGAGAAGATGCCGCGCTCCTCGGGAATGAAGCCGAGGCCGCGATGGGCAACGCGATGGAGCGGCACGCGCATCAGGTCCTCGCCGGCAAAGGTGATCTCGCCCTTGCGCTCGCGGACGATACCCATGATGGCGCGCAGCGTCGTCGTCTTGCCGACGCCGTTGCGGCCGAGCAGCGTTACCATCTCGCCCTCGCCGACGACCATGTCGACACCATGGAGAATGTGGCTCTCGCCGTACCAGGCATTGAGGCCGGAGACCTTGAGCAGCGGTTTCATCTAGAGGCCTCCTCCGTGCCCATGTAGGCGGTGCGCACCCGCGGATCCTCCGACACGGTGGCATAGTCGCCCTCGGCCAGAATTTCGCCGCGCTGCAGCACGGTGACGTGATGGCAGAGCGTGGCGACGACGGAGAGATTGTGCTCGACCATCAGCACGGCGCGCTCGCGCGCCACCTCGCGGATGATCTCGGCGACCATGCCGACATCCTCGTGGCCCATGCCGGCCATCGGCTCGTCGAGCAGCAGCACTTTCGGATCGAGCGCCAGCGTGGTGGCGATCTCGAGGACGCGCTTGCGGCCGTAGGAGAGATCGGCCGCCAAGGCGTTGCGCTCCTTGTCGAGGCCCACCGAGCGGATCAACTGCTCGGCCTTGCCGTTCAGGGCGTCGAGCGCCGACAGCGGCTTCCAGAACTGCGTCGCAAGCCGGTTCGGCCGCTGCAGGGCGACGCGGACATTGTCGATGACCGTCAGGTGCGGGAACACCGCCGAGATCTGGAAGGAGCGCACCAGGCCCAGGCGGGCGACCTTGTCCGGCGCGGTGTTGGTGATGTCCTGGCCGAGCAGCGTGATCGTCCCGCGGGTCGGCTGCAGGAACTTGGTCAACAGGTTGAAGACGGTCGTCTTGCCGGCCCCGTTCGGACCGATCAGCGCATGCACGCGGGCATGGTGGACATCGAGGTCGACGTCCTTGACGGCCGTGAAGCCGCCGAAGTCACGGCGGAGACCGCGGGCGGACAGAACCACCCGCGGTGCTCCATTCTCCAAGGGCGCGGCGACGCTCATTCGTCGGCGCCGGTCAGGATTTCACGAGTTCGCAGCCGCTCTGGGCCGGATCGATGAAGGCCTCCTTGCCGGGAATGGTCGCCAGAACCTTGAAATAGTCCCAGGGCTCCTTGCTTTCGTCCGGCTTCTTGACCTCGAGCAGGTACATGTCGTGGATCATGCGGCCGTTCGGCGCCACCGTCCCATTTTCGGCAAAGACGTCGCTGACGGGCATCGCATGCAGTTCCTTGGAAACAGCGTCCGCATCGTCGCTGCCGGCCTTCTCGATCGCCTTCAGATATTGCGTGACGGCCGAATAGGTGCCGGCATGAACCATGTTCGGCATCTTGCCGGTGCGCTCCATGAAGCGCTTGCCGAACTTGGCGCTCTCCTCGTTGCGATTCCAGTAGAAGCCCTCGGTCAGCGTCAGGCCTTGCGCCGCCTCGAGCCCGAGACCATGCACCTCGGCGAGCGTGAAGAGCAGGGCCGCCAGGCGCTGGCCGCCCTGGACGATACCGAACTCGGCCGCCTGCTTGATGGCGTTCGAGGTGTCGAGGCCGGCATTGGCAAGTCCAATCACCTTGGCGCCGGAGGATTGCGCCTGCAGCAGGAAGGACGAGAAGTCGGTGGTGGCGAGCGGATGGCGCACCGCGCCGACCACCTTGCCGCCGTTTTCCTTGACGTAGTTGCTGGTGTTCTCCTCCAGCGAATAGCCGAAGGCGTAGTCGGCGGTCAGGAAGAACCAGCTGTCGCCGCCCTGCTTGACCAGCGCGCCGCCGGTACCGACGGCGAGCGAATGCGTGTCGTAGGCCCAGTGGAAGCCATAGGGGCTGCATTGCTTGCCGGTAAGCTCCGTCGTCGCCGCTCCGGTGACGATGTCGATCCTCTTCTTCTCCTTCGAGATCGCCTGGACGGCGAGCGCCACCGAAGAGGTGGTGAGCTCCATGATGCTGTCGACCTGTTCGGTGTCGTACCATTGCCGGGCGATGTTGGAGGCGATGTCGGGCTTGTTCTGGTGGTCGGCGGTCACCACCTCGACCGGTACGCCCAGCACCTTGCCGCCGTAGTCCTCGACCGCCATCAGCGCCGCCTCATAGGAAAACTTGCCGCCGAAATCGGCATAGACGCCGGACTGGTCGTTCAGAATGCCGATCTTGACCTTGCCGTCGGATGCATCGGCAAGGGCAGCGGTGCTGCTGGCAAGCAGAATTGCAAGCGCAGCGATCAGTTTCTTGTTCATGTGTCCTCCTCCCAAAGGATGTTCAGGGCGATGCGGGGCCGTCATGCGCAAACACATAGGGCCCGGCCGCTGCCTTTCGAGGCCCCGGCCGTTTCCTTGCGTCGCTCTGTTCAAATTTGGCCAGACATGCTCCTCAGATGTCGGCACGGCGCCTACCATCGGGAAAATTTCGCTTGGAAGCAAGCGGCCGAAACCGTAAATTGCAAACAGCATCTGTTCATTTTTGAACAGAGAGGAGAGGCATGAACCCGAATTTCACCTGGGACGACCTGCAGTTCTTTCTGGCGGTGGCGCGCACCGGCCAGCTTTCCACCGCGGCGCGGCGGCTCAGAACCAGCCATGCCACCGTTTCCCGCCGCATCGACCGGCTGGAATTTGCCCTCAAGGTCAAGCTCTTCGAGCGCAATCCGCGCGGCTACGTGCTGACGGCGATGGGTCAGCGCTTCGTCGAGACGGCCGAGCGGATCGAGCGGGAAACCGAGCAGCTCCAGTTCGACATCAGCGACGGCATGACCGCCCAGCGCGGTGTCGTGCGGCTGAGCACGCTCGAGGGGTTCGGCAATTTCTTTCTTTCCGACCGGCTTGCCGAATTCGCCGGCCGCTATCCGAACATCTCGCTGGAGCTCGTGGCGATCCAGCAGATCATGTCCTTGTCGCGCAAGGAGGCGGATATCGCCGTGGCGCTCGCCGCGCCCAAGGCTGGACCGTACCATTCCGAGGTGCTCACCCCCTATACCTTGCATGTCTACGGCGCACGAAGCTATTTGGCCCGGCACTCCAAGATCCGCACGCGCAATGATCTGAGCTCGCACCGCTTCGTCGGTTACATCGAGGACATGATCTTCACGCCGGGGCTCGACTATCTCGGCGAAATCCAGCCGGGCCTGCGCGCCCATTTCCAGAGCTCCAGCATCCTGACGCAGCTGAAGGCGGCGCGTCAGGGGCTTGGCCTTTGCGTGCTGCCCTATTTCATGGCGAAGGACGAAACCAATCTGGAGATCGTGCTGCCGGAGGAGATCGAACTGAAGCGCACCTATTGGCTGATCTGCCACCGCGACCAGATGGCGATGCCGCGGGTGAGAGCGGTGCGCGATTTCCTGGTCGAAGCGGTCAAGGAGAACCGCGGCTCCTTCCTCAGAGACGGTTTGCCGACGATTGGCCAGAAGCGCCCGCTCGAAGAGCGATGAATTGCAAGCGCGGCCAGATGACCCTCAAAGCTCGGTAGAAATAATGTTGTCGACGGCGATCCGACCGGCAATCACGCCGCGATCCGAGCCCGGCGGTGCCGGCCCCTCCTCTATCACCGTATAGAGCCTTTCGCTGCGGAAGGCGCTCGCCATATCGGTGGTCACGCCTTCTGCCGGCTTTGCGTCGATCTCGCGGAAATCGAGCTCAGCCTCCGAGGCGACGATCCGGGCGTCACCGCTGGAACGCGCGACGACAACCACCTCCCCCTGGTACCTGGCGTTCTGCCAGTTCGGGTCCTGCGGCTCGGCCAGCGGCGTCAACCGGTAAATCTTCAATACGTCCTGCATGGGCTTCCTCGATGGGTCATTCCGACTGGTCGATCGCATGCGGTGCCGGCTGACCCTCTTCGGCCGGACCGTCGAACGGAAAGATCGTCCAGAGCACCGCAACCAGCACCAGGACGACGATCACGGCTGCGGTCACGGTTTTCGACATCGTACCTTCCCGGCAATTGTTGTGAATCGATTCACAAAACCTACGGTTTTGCCGCTTCCACTATCAATCGCCGGAGATTGGAATTGTTCCCAGGCCCTTCGCTCCGGTCCTGCACCTTCTCGCTGCAGCCGGTGGGAGGCGGCTCGGCCCGCTTGGCAAAATCGGGAACAAAGTGCCCGCCTCCGCTTTCCTCCCTAGACAAGGAAGGAAGGATATGATGGCACGCAACAGCTCCAACGAGCCGGCCCGCAGAGACCCGGCTCCGCCTCCCGAAAAGGAGGTGCCGGTCCATACGCCGAAGAGCATGCAAGTACGGCCGGTCGTGCAAGGCCGCGTACCTCCGGTGCGCAGCCGAGACGAGCAGAACGTCGACCCGGACGAGGCGCTTCCGAACGACGAAGAGGAGCAGTCGATCTCCGACAACCTGTCACGCGAGGAAGTGCGCTTTGGCGACGTGAAAACGCCGAAGCCTGACTGACTCCGGGCGACGCCGGAGCGTCCGCCGTGCAAGCCGGTTGTTGCGGCAGAAAGGAGCAAGCATGTCCAAGATCCCCGCGACGGCAAGCAACCCGGCACAGGTGCGCGGGGACATCCAGCAGGGACGGACCGGCGACAAGAAGCCGGGCTTCGACCCGGCGGCGGCACCGCTTGAGACCGACGGCGAGGCGGCTGGAACTCCGCTCGATCCCGAGGCGACGCGACAGGCGAGGGCAGCGCAGCTGCAAGACAAGCCAGTTGAGGTCGCGACCGAGTTCGGCGATGCGATGCGCCCCTTTGACGCTGCGCAATCCGCTCAGTCGTCGAGGCCGCGGCTCGGACTGTCGCTGCTGATCTCCGGCGTCGTGCTCACGGCAACCTTTCTCGTCTACGCCGTCGCCGCTGGCTGGATATGACGCCGACCGACGGCAGTCGCCCGGGGGATGTCGCTCGGGCGCAGATTGAATCGCTCAGTCGAAGATCGCCCCTTTTGCACCTTCGTATTCACGCGCCAGGCTCTCTATGGCAGCCGACGCCTCTTTGAAGCTCCAGCCGGCCTCTTCGGCCCTGTGCGCCAGAGCGACCAGATCTCCGGTCATGTCTCCGCCAATGGCCGCAACGATGCTCTCCTGGGACACTGCAGCGAGGTCCGCGACGGCCGGCCTCAGGGCGGCGATGCAGTCTGCCTGCCGACCGGAATAGTCGGCGTCCCGTTGCGGCCGGGAAATCGCCTGTGATTCCTCCATGTCTCTCTCCTTCGAAGTGGATCCCTCTACGCCGCGCGCGCGTGGAGGGAATAATGGTCGGATTGCGAGAATTGTTCCTGCGGCGATGACCCCGCCGCTATTTAATCACCGCCGACCGCACGAGAGGGGCGGCAATGTGGCCGATCGAGCCGGCGTCGCTTTTCAGGTTCCGGAACAATTTTCCGCGTCGCGAATTACTTAGGTATCGCTCCACAAATGGGGAGCGACAATCAAGTCCCCCACCTTCGCTGTAAGGCAGTGTCCGCGTCCCGCGGGCACTGCTGGCGAGCACCTTGCGGCGATCCGCTGCCAATCTCTCGTATCGGCACCCTCGACAGGGCCAATGCTACGACGCACTGGAAAACGGGGATGCCCGAGCACGTCAGGCGCGATGCCCAGCAATGAAGAGCGGCCCGGAAGGGAACCGCGAGTCCTCGGGCTTATCCCCGCCTCTCGCACAGGATGCCGGGATCCTCCTCCCCTTTCGAGACATCGAAGAGCGTCGCCTCATCACCCTCGGTCCACCAGATGTAGCGGTCGCCCGCATATCTTGCCCCCGACCCGGAAAGCACGCCCGACGCGACGATAAAGTGGCCGCCGGTCGAGAAGGTGACGAGTGAGACGGAGCCGGCATTGATGTATTCGGCTTCGACCGTCTCCCCACCGCAATCGTAACGAACCCTCTGCCGATCGGCCGCGCCGGCGCCGGGAATTCGCAGCGTCAGCTCGGCCATCCCGGAGGAGGCCGACTCCGCCGAAACAAGGCGCATGACGGGCGCGCCATTCGACCCTGTCAGAGTGAGTCGCCTGCCATCCACTTTCCAGCTGACCTCGTTTTTCAGCGTGTCTAGAAACTTCTGCTCCTGCTCCATGATGGCGGGGGCGCACAAGGTGCGCGCCGCGGCGGTGGGGCCGAAGGTGATCGTTCTCTCCGAGAGGCTGAAGACGCCGGTGAACATGTTGCAGCCGCCCATCCCGCCATAGGTACCGTCCTCGTGAATGTCGAGCACCGTCTCCAGATCGTCGATGACCCCGCCGCCGCCGATGTCCTCGGCGAGCCAGGAACCGATCAGTTCCTGCGGCACGTTTTCGGCGGCGACCGATTGCATGGAGGCGAGCTCGATCATCACGCAGGCACAGGACGCGGCTGTCAGGGCTTTGAGCATCGGGAACTCCTTACGCAAATCGGCGCGGCTTTGCCGCCACATCGATTCTTACTCCAGCGGTGCCGCATAGAGAAGAGCGGCCGCTTCTTCGCTTGTTGCCGGCGGGTTTCGGCTGTAGAGCCTATCTAAATCGTTCGAACGAGAAGAATACGGGATTTGGCAATGGCATCCGGCGACGAGAGCAAGCGCCGTCTGACGATACTGGGCTCCACCGGGTCGATCGGAACCAACACGCTCGACGTCGTCGAGCGGCTCGGCGGGCGCAACCGTTTCGAAATCGCTGCCCTGACGGGCAATGGCAACATACCGCTCCTCGCCGACCAGGCGCGGCGGATGGGTGCGGAACTGGCCGTAACCGCCGACGAACACCGCTACGGCGAACTCAAGGATGCGCTTGGCGGCAGCGGCATCGAAGTGGCCGCCGGGCGGAGCGGCCTGATCGAGGCGGCCGAACGGGATGCCGGCTGGCTGATGGCGGCGATCGTCGGCAATGCGGGGCTCGGCCCCACGCTTGCGGCTGCCCGTCGCGGCGCCGATATAGCGCTTGCCAACAAGGAATGTCTCGTCTCCGCCGGCAGCCTGTTCATCGAGGCGGTCGCCAAGGGCGGAGGCCGGCTGCTGCCGGTCGACAGCGAGCACAATGCGATCTTCCAGGTCCTGGAGAACGACCAGCGTCACGCCGTCGAGCGCATCATCCTGACCGCGTCGGGCGGCCCGTTCCGCACCAAGTCGCTCGAGGAGATGCGGCATGTGACGGCCGACATAGCGCGCGCCCATCCGAACTGGTCGATGGGCCTGAAAATCTCGATCGACAGCGCTTCGATGTTCAACAAGGCACTGGAAATGATCGAGGCGCGCCATCTCTTTCGCCTGCGCCCCGACCAGATCGAGGTGATCGTCCATCCGCA
This DNA window, taken from Sinorhizobium fredii NGR234, encodes the following:
- a CDS encoding LysR family transcriptional regulator; translation: MNPNFTWDDLQFFLAVARTGQLSTAARRLRTSHATVSRRIDRLEFALKVKLFERNPRGYVLTAMGQRFVETAERIERETEQLQFDISDGMTAQRGVVRLSTLEGFGNFFLSDRLAEFAGRYPNISLELVAIQQIMSLSRKEADIAVALAAPKAGPYHSEVLTPYTLHVYGARSYLARHSKIRTRNDLSSHRFVGYIEDMIFTPGLDYLGEIQPGLRAHFQSSSILTQLKAARQGLGLCVLPYFMAKDETNLEIVLPEEIELKRTYWLICHRDQMAMPRVRAVRDFLVEAVKENRGSFLRDGLPTIGQKRPLEER
- a CDS encoding ABC transporter substrate-binding protein is translated as MNKKLIAALAILLASSTAALADASDGKVKIGILNDQSGVYADFGGKFSYEAALMAVEDYGGKVLGVPVEVVTADHQNKPDIASNIARQWYDTEQVDSIMELTTSSVALAVQAISKEKKRIDIVTGAATTELTGKQCSPYGFHWAYDTHSLAVGTGGALVKQGGDSWFFLTADYAFGYSLEENTSNYVKENGGKVVGAVRHPLATTDFSSFLLQAQSSGAKVIGLANAGLDTSNAIKQAAEFGIVQGGQRLAALLFTLAEVHGLGLEAAQGLTLTEGFYWNRNEESAKFGKRFMERTGKMPNMVHAGTYSAVTQYLKAIEKAGSDDADAVSKELHAMPVSDVFAENGTVAPNGRMIHDMYLLEVKKPDESKEPWDYFKVLATIPGKEAFIDPAQSGCELVKS
- a CDS encoding ABC transporter ATP-binding protein; this translates as MSVAAPLENGAPRVVLSARGLRRDFGGFTAVKDVDLDVHHARVHALIGPNGAGKTTVFNLLTKFLQPTRGTITLLGQDITNTAPDKVARLGLVRSFQISAVFPHLTVIDNVRVALQRPNRLATQFWKPLSALDALNGKAEQLIRSVGLDKERNALAADLSYGRKRVLEIATTLALDPKVLLLDEPMAGMGHEDVGMVAEIIREVARERAVLMVEHNLSVVATLCHHVTVLQRGEILAEGDYATVSEDPRVRTAYMGTEEASR
- a CDS encoding branched-chain amino acid ABC transporter permease, with the protein product MTTIFGIPLQAFLGQLLIGLINGSFYALLSLGLAIIFGLLRVINFAHGAQYMLGAFIAWLLLAHFGIGYWPALILAPLLVGLIGAAIERTMLRRLYSLDPLYGLLFTFGLALTVEGTFRYFYGASGQPYATPALLTGGANLGFMFLPIYRGWAVVFSLFICIGTWLVIEKTKLGSYLRAATENPVLVQSFGINVPFLLTLTYGLGAALAALAGVLAAPIYQVSPLMGSNIIIVVFAVVVVGGMGSIMGAIVTGYLLGVAEGLTKVFYPEASNIVIFVIMAIVLLLRPAGLFGRDA
- a CDS encoding ABC transporter ATP-binding protein is translated as MKPLLKVSGLNAWYGESHILHGVDMVVGEGEMVTLLGRNGVGKTTTLRAIMGIVRERKGEITFAGEDLMRVPLHRVAHRGLGFIPEERGIFSTLSVYENLLLPPAVAAGGMTIDEIFELFPNLHERRNSQGTKLSGGEQQMLAIARILRTGARMMLLDEPTEGLAPVIVQRIGEVLKTLKERGMTVLLVEQNFRFASKVADRFYLMDHGKVAGEFPVSELAARMDMLHDVLGV
- the metH gene encoding methionine synthase, with amino-acid sequence MSAASLFGELSPKPDGSEIFRALNQAAAERILIMDGAMGTEIQQLGFVEDHFRGERFGGCACHQQGNNDLLTLTQPKAIEEIHYRYALAGADILETNTFSSTRIAQADYGMEDMVYDLNRDGARLARRAAKRAEAEDGRRRFVAGALGPTNRTASISPDVNNPGYRAVSFDDLRLAYAEQVRGLIDGGADIILIETIFDTLNAKAAIFATQEVFAEKKIHLPVMVSGTITDLSGRTLSGQTPTAFWYSVRHAAPFTIGLNCALGADAMRAHIDELSTVADTLVCAYPNAGLPNEFGRYDESPETMAAQIEAFVRDGLVNIVGGCCGSTPAHIRAIAEAVQKYPPRQVPEIERRMRLSGLEPFTLTDEIPFVNVGERTNVTGSAKFRKLITTGDYAAALDVARDQVANGAQIIDINMDEGLIDSTRAMVEFLNLVASEPDIACVPVMIDSSKWEVIEAGLKCVQGKALVNSISLKEGEEAFLHHARLVRAYGAAVVVMAFDEKGQADSRARKVEICRRAYRLLTEEVGFPPEDIIFDPNIFAVATGIDEHNNYGVDFIEATHEIIATLPHVHVSGGVSNLSFSFRGNEPVREAMHAVFLYHAIQAGMDMGIVNAGQLAVYDAIDPELREACEDVVLNRRPDATERLLEIAERYRGQGGAQGKEKDLAWRQWPVAKRLEHALVNGITEFIEADTEEARLAAERPLHVIEGPLMAGMNVVGDLFGAGKMFLPQVVKSARVMKQAVAVLLPYMEAEKLANGGEGTRASAGKILMATVKGDVHDIGKNIVGVVLACNNYEIIDLGVMVPSAKILEVARQEKVDAIGLSGLITPSLDEMVHVASELEREGFDIPLLIGGATTSRVHTAVKINPRYGLGQTVYVTDASRAVGVVSSLLSPEARDGYKETVRAEYLKVADAHARNEAEKRRLPLSQARANASKLDWDAYRPKTPSFLGTRVFESWDLAELARYIDWTPFFQTWELKGVYPRILDDEHQGPAARQLFADAQAMLEKIIAEKWFAPKAVVGFWPAGSAGDDIRLFTDERRERELATFFTLRQQLAKRDGRPNVALADFVAPVESGRRDYLGGFVVTAGIEEVAIAERFERANDDYSSILVKALADRFAEAFAERMHEYVRKELWGYAPDESFTPQELIAEPYTGIRPAPGYPAQPDHTEKETLFRLLDAEAAIGVRLTENYAMWPGSSVSGLYVGHPDAYYFGVAKIERDQVEDYATRKRMGVREVERWLSPILNYVPMRETQAAE
- a CDS encoding branched-chain amino acid ABC transporter permease, whose product is MLDMTLTLELQNQKERTPVVAQTVFLGAGLAFLLVAPLFFYPVFLMKILCFALFACAFNLLLGYTGLLSFGHAAFFGGAAYFTAHAVKEWGLPVEFGLLAGVAGAALLGAVIGFFAIRRQGIYFAMITLALAQMFYFFCLQAEFTHGEDGIQSVPRGHLFGFIDLSQSSNMYYFVLAVFVIGIAIIWRIINSPFGMILKSIRENETRAISLGYSVRNYKLGAFVMSAALTGLAGGLKALVFQFATLTDVGWQMSGEVILMTLLGGIGTLIGPLFGAALVVTLQNYLATSEFPVTIITGVVFMVCVLLFRRGIVGEFYNSRLGRRLGFEHRHK